The following are encoded together in the Pseudomonas maumuensis genome:
- the norR gene encoding nitric oxide reductase transcriptional regulator NorR — protein MTAKPLLTALLPLVSDLSRDLPDQERYRRLLQAMRGLLPCDAAALLRLDGEWLVPLAVDGLSADTLGRRFRVSEHPRFQALLSRPEPTRFPSDSPLPDPYDGLVDAAHVDLEVHDCMGCPLMVDERPWGLLTLDALAAGQFQSLELDALQAFASLAAATVTVAERIEHLALRAEDEHQRAEVYRQASGQDRELIGQSKAHKRLVEEIRLVGGSDLTVLITGETGVGKELVAQALHHASQRASKPMVSLNCAALPDTLVESELFGHVRGAFTGAHGERRGKFELANGGTLFLDEVGELPLAVQAKLLRVLQSGQLQRLGSDRDHQVDVRLIAATNRDLAEEVRNGNFRADFYHRLSVYPLQVPPLRERGRDVLLLAGFFLEQNRARLGLGSLRLSTDAQAALLAYGWPGNVRELEHLIGRSALKALGQHGRRPKILTLEAADLDLRNVAPTTRVETEAPSADAPLPEGGLREAVDDYQRQIVEACLDRHQDNWAAAARELGLDRANLSRLAKRLGLR, from the coding sequence ATGACTGCAAAGCCCCTGCTCACCGCCCTCCTCCCCCTGGTGAGCGACTTGTCCCGCGACCTCCCCGACCAGGAACGCTACCGCCGGCTACTGCAGGCCATGCGCGGCCTGCTGCCGTGCGATGCCGCGGCGCTACTGCGCCTGGACGGTGAATGGCTGGTGCCGCTGGCGGTGGATGGCTTGTCGGCGGACACCCTGGGCCGACGCTTCCGGGTCAGCGAGCACCCGCGCTTCCAGGCCCTGCTCAGCCGCCCCGAACCCACCCGCTTTCCCAGCGACAGCCCGCTGCCCGACCCTTACGACGGCTTGGTCGACGCCGCCCATGTGGATCTCGAGGTCCACGACTGCATGGGTTGCCCGCTGATGGTCGACGAACGCCCGTGGGGCCTGCTGACCCTCGACGCGCTCGCCGCCGGCCAGTTCCAGAGCCTCGAACTCGACGCCCTGCAGGCCTTCGCCAGCCTCGCCGCCGCCACGGTGACCGTGGCCGAGCGCATCGAGCACCTGGCCCTGCGCGCCGAGGACGAACACCAGCGCGCCGAGGTATATCGCCAGGCCAGCGGCCAAGACCGCGAGCTGATCGGCCAGAGCAAGGCGCACAAGCGCTTGGTCGAGGAAATCCGCCTGGTCGGCGGCAGCGACCTGACCGTGCTGATCACCGGCGAGACCGGTGTGGGCAAAGAGTTGGTGGCCCAGGCTTTGCACCATGCCAGCCAGCGCGCCAGCAAGCCGATGGTCAGCCTCAATTGCGCCGCCCTGCCCGACACCTTGGTGGAAAGCGAACTGTTTGGCCATGTGCGCGGCGCCTTCACCGGCGCCCACGGCGAACGCCGCGGCAAGTTCGAGCTGGCCAACGGTGGCACGCTGTTCCTCGACGAGGTCGGCGAGCTGCCCTTGGCGGTGCAGGCCAAGCTGTTGCGGGTGCTGCAGAGCGGGCAGTTGCAACGCCTGGGGTCGGACCGCGACCATCAGGTCGATGTGCGCCTGATCGCCGCGACCAACCGCGACCTGGCCGAAGAGGTGCGCAATGGCAACTTCCGCGCCGACTTCTACCACCGGCTGAGCGTCTACCCGCTGCAGGTTCCGCCCCTGCGCGAGCGAGGCCGCGACGTGCTGTTGCTGGCGGGTTTTTTCCTCGAACAGAACCGCGCGCGCCTGGGCCTGGGCAGCCTGCGCCTGTCCACCGATGCCCAGGCCGCCCTGCTGGCGTACGGCTGGCCGGGCAACGTGCGCGAACTGGAACATCTGATCGGTCGCTCGGCCCTCAAGGCGCTGGGGCAGCACGGGCGGCGGCCGAAGATCCTCACTTTGGAGGCGGCTGACCTCGATCTACGCAATGTGGCACCGACTACTCGGGTAGAAACCGAGGCACCGTCGGCTGACGCGCCATTGCCCGAGGGTGGGCTGCGCGAGGCGGTGGATGATTATCAACGGCAGATCGTCGAAGCGTGCCTGGATCGTCACCAGGACAACTGGGCAGCCGCAGCTCGCGAGTTGGGGTTGGATCGGGCCAACCTGAGTCGGTTGGCCAAACGATTGGGGCTGCGCTGA
- a CDS encoding YkgJ family cysteine cluster protein, whose protein sequence is MSDSIRFACTGCGKCCTGHHVPLTLAEAQQWAISGGQVVVLIEGFLADGPGMPTDQREHVLRRSHPVPCGAGQLQVSITFAAFNPGRCRNLDDNDLCGIYESRPLVCRIYPAEINPHLPLRPENKDCPPEAWTQGPQLIHGSLPVDEALRALIEASRQADRDDIAAKVAICQALGMTTSALKGNGFTAWLPDMAAFASVLEQAPQAVDGPWAVHVQDEALAAGLQEHRLQVTGEAPVYYAFIGF, encoded by the coding sequence ATGAGCGACAGCATTCGATTCGCCTGCACGGGTTGCGGCAAATGCTGCACCGGCCATCACGTACCGCTGACCCTTGCCGAGGCCCAGCAGTGGGCGATCTCCGGCGGCCAGGTGGTGGTGCTGATCGAAGGTTTTCTCGCCGATGGCCCCGGCATGCCGACCGACCAGCGTGAGCATGTGCTGCGCCGTTCGCACCCGGTGCCGTGCGGCGCCGGACAGTTGCAGGTGTCGATAACCTTCGCCGCATTCAACCCCGGGCGCTGCCGCAACCTCGATGACAATGACCTGTGCGGCATCTATGAAAGCCGACCGCTGGTCTGTCGCATCTACCCGGCGGAGATCAACCCACACCTGCCGTTGCGCCCGGAAAACAAGGACTGTCCGCCCGAAGCCTGGACGCAAGGGCCGCAGCTGATTCACGGCAGTCTGCCGGTGGATGAGGCGCTGCGTGCCCTGATCGAGGCCTCACGCCAGGCGGACCGCGACGATATCGCGGCCAAGGTGGCGATCTGTCAGGCGCTGGGGATGACCACCAGTGCGCTGAAGGGCAATGGGTTTACTGCCTGGTTGCCGGACATGGCGGCATTTGCCTCGGTGCTGGAGCAGGCGCCACAGGCGGTCGATGGACCGTGGGCGGTGCATGTACAGGACGAGGCGCTTGCGGCCGGTCTACAGGAACATCGGCTACAGGTGACGGGCGAAGCGCCGGTCTACTATGCGTTCATCGGTTTCTAA
- a CDS encoding disulfide bond formation protein B, with the protein MNELSSRLNRERRFLVLLGVICLALIGGALYMQVVLGEAPCPLCILQRYALLFIAIFAFIAAAMPGRRSLTFFEALVVLSAIGGIVAAGNHVYILANPMVSCGIDTLQPIVDDLPLAKLWPLAFQVDGFCSTPYPPILGLSLAQWALVAFVLTAVLVPLGIYRNRRRA; encoded by the coding sequence ATGAACGAACTCTCATCGCGCCTGAATCGGGAACGGCGCTTTCTGGTGCTCCTCGGCGTGATCTGCCTGGCGCTGATCGGCGGCGCCCTGTACATGCAGGTGGTGCTGGGCGAGGCCCCCTGCCCACTGTGCATCCTGCAGCGCTATGCCTTGCTGTTCATCGCCATCTTCGCCTTCATCGCCGCCGCCATGCCCGGGCGCCGCAGCCTGACGTTCTTCGAGGCGCTGGTGGTGCTCAGCGCCATCGGTGGCATCGTTGCCGCCGGCAATCATGTGTATATACTCGCCAACCCGATGGTCAGCTGCGGTATCGACACCTTGCAGCCCATCGTCGACGACCTGCCGCTGGCCAAGCTCTGGCCGCTGGCATTCCAGGTCGATGGTTTCTGCTCCACGCCCTACCCACCGATTCTCGGCCTGTCCCTCGCGCAGTGGGCGCTGGTGGCGTTCGTGCTGACGGCGGTTCTGGTGCCTCTGGGAATCTACCGAAACCGTCGTCGCGCTTAG
- a CDS encoding chemotaxis protein, translating into MATQKARADSLSLLLFTLRSGKLMAINLLKVSEIIPCPPLTKLPESHPHVKGVATLRGNSLSVIDLSRAIGEMPLADPDGGCLIVTEISRSRQGLHVQAVSRIVHCLSTDIKPPPYGSGNRSFITGVTRVDNTLVQVLDIEKVIHGIAPPPHEPHPGEVSEEDASLLAAANILVVDDSQVALQQSVHTLRNLGIECHTARSAKDAINVLLELQGTEREINIIVSDIEMSEMDGFAFTRTLRETPDFQHLYILLHTSLDSAMSGDKAKLAGANAILTKFSSPELTNCLVTAARAVVFAEH; encoded by the coding sequence ATGGCCACGCAAAAAGCCCGCGCGGACTCGCTGTCCCTGCTGCTGTTCACCCTGCGCAGCGGCAAGCTGATGGCTATCAACCTGCTCAAGGTCAGCGAGATCATCCCCTGCCCGCCGCTGACCAAGCTGCCGGAGTCCCACCCGCACGTCAAAGGCGTCGCCACCCTGCGCGGCAACTCGCTGTCGGTGATCGACCTGTCCCGCGCCATCGGCGAAATGCCCCTGGCCGACCCCGACGGCGGCTGCCTGATCGTCACCGAGATCAGCCGCTCGCGCCAGGGCCTGCACGTGCAAGCGGTGAGCCGTATCGTCCATTGCCTGAGCACCGACATCAAGCCGCCGCCCTACGGCTCGGGCAATCGCTCGTTCATTACCGGCGTCACCCGGGTCGACAACACCCTGGTGCAGGTGCTGGATATCGAGAAGGTCATCCATGGCATCGCCCCGCCGCCCCACGAACCACACCCAGGGGAAGTCAGCGAAGAAGATGCGAGCCTGCTGGCCGCCGCCAACATCCTGGTGGTGGACGACAGCCAGGTCGCGCTGCAGCAGTCGGTGCATACCCTGCGCAACCTTGGCATCGAGTGCCACACCGCGCGCAGCGCCAAGGATGCGATCAATGTGCTGCTGGAGCTGCAAGGCACCGAAAGAGAGATCAACATCATCGTCTCCGACATCGAGATGTCCGAGATGGATGGCTTCGCCTTCACTCGCACCCTGCGCGAAACACCGGATTTCCAGCATCTCTATATTTTGCTGCACACCTCGCTGGACAGCGCGATGAGCGGTGACAAGGCCAAACTGGCCGGGGCCAATGCCATCCTCACCAAGTTCTCCTCGCCGGAGCTGACCAACTGCCTGGTGACGGCAGCGCGGGCGGTGGTGTTTGCCGAGCACTGA
- the cyoA gene encoding ubiquinol oxidase subunit II: protein MSKKRYPRLFGILPFLGMLLLSGCNWTLLDPKGQVGIEQKNLILIATGLMLLVVVPVIIMTLAFAWKYRASNKAATYTPDWSHSTKIEAAVWIIPILIIIALGYFTYHSTHKLDPYRPLDSDVKPVQIDVVALDWKWLFIYPEQGIATVNKIVFPANTPVNFRVTSDAVMNSFFIPGLGGQIYAMAGMTTKLHLIANENGEFDGISANYSGAGFTGMKFKAVATSQADFDAWVAEVKASPKKLDQAEYDALAKASENNPVALYSEAQADQFQRIVDKYEGMNRGRPNHEEAGSKDLATTKGVESSMQPAAGAEE, encoded by the coding sequence ATGAGTAAAAAGCGTTACCCCAGACTGTTTGGCATATTGCCCTTTTTAGGCATGCTTTTACTCAGTGGGTGCAACTGGACCCTGCTCGATCCGAAGGGCCAGGTCGGCATTGAGCAGAAGAACCTGATCCTGATCGCCACCGGCCTGATGCTGCTGGTGGTCGTGCCCGTGATCATCATGACCCTGGCGTTCGCCTGGAAGTATCGCGCGTCCAACAAGGCCGCCACCTATACCCCCGACTGGTCGCACTCGACCAAGATCGAGGCCGCGGTGTGGATCATCCCGATCCTGATCATCATCGCCCTGGGTTACTTCACCTACCACTCCACCCACAAGCTGGACCCGTACCGTCCACTGGATTCCGATGTGAAGCCGGTGCAGATCGACGTGGTCGCGCTGGACTGGAAATGGCTGTTCATCTACCCGGAACAGGGCATCGCCACGGTCAACAAGATCGTCTTCCCGGCCAACACCCCGGTCAACTTCCGTGTCACCTCCGACGCCGTGATGAACTCGTTCTTCATCCCGGGCCTGGGTGGCCAGATCTACGCCATGGCTGGCATGACCACCAAACTGCACCTGATCGCCAACGAGAACGGTGAGTTCGACGGTATCTCCGCCAACTACAGCGGCGCCGGCTTCACCGGTATGAAATTCAAGGCTGTTGCCACCTCCCAGGCCGACTTCGATGCATGGGTCGCCGAGGTGAAGGCTTCGCCGAAGAAACTGGACCAGGCCGAATATGACGCCTTGGCCAAAGCAAGCGAAAACAACCCAGTCGCGCTGTACAGCGAGGCTCAGGCTGACCAGTTCCAGCGCATCGTCGACAAGTACGAAGGCATGAACCGCGGTCGTCCGAACCACGAAGAAGCAGGCAGCAAAGACCTGGCCACTACCAAGGGTGTGGAATCGAGTATGCAACCAGCTGCCGGTGCAGAGGAGTAA
- a CDS encoding methyl-accepting chemotaxis protein, with amino-acid sequence MGAGQWWLDAPLLESVLEVAAAIGLSSLAIMLLLRPYERLRQQAQAIADNPLSQRLYTGRRDGLGQIEFAMRMLKAQLGAVVGRIGDTSSRLAGHSGSLVEALHSSHANSLEQQSEADQVATAIHQMSASVAQVASSAQMAAMAADQAEDETQSGHRLVDRNRCAIQDLAGSLVEASEVIQQLENHSSEISGVLDVIRGIAEQTNLLALNAAIEAARAGDQGRGFAVVADEVRGLAQRTAQSTHDIQRMIGALQDGARAAVQVMQQSSAHAGHSVEQAQLASDALDSISVRVNQINEMSLQIAAAVEQQSQVSENINRNITSIRQASEATVSVGQRSHSSASDVADLAKDLRRLADEFWRRL; translated from the coding sequence ATGGGCGCTGGGCAGTGGTGGCTGGACGCGCCGCTGTTGGAGTCGGTGCTGGAGGTGGCGGCGGCGATTGGTTTGAGCAGCCTGGCGATCATGTTGTTGCTGCGCCCGTATGAGCGGCTGCGCCAGCAAGCCCAGGCGATCGCCGACAACCCACTCAGCCAGCGACTGTATACCGGTCGGCGTGACGGCCTGGGGCAGATCGAGTTCGCCATGCGCATGCTCAAGGCACAGTTGGGCGCGGTGGTCGGGCGTATCGGTGACACCTCCTCGCGCCTGGCCGGGCACTCGGGCTCGTTGGTCGAGGCCTTGCACAGCAGCCACGCCAACAGCCTCGAGCAACAGAGCGAAGCCGACCAGGTGGCCACGGCGATCCACCAGATGAGCGCCAGTGTCGCCCAGGTGGCCAGCAGCGCGCAGATGGCGGCGATGGCGGCCGACCAGGCCGAGGACGAGACCCAGTCCGGGCACCGACTGGTCGACCGCAATCGCTGCGCGATCCAGGACCTGGCCGGCTCGCTGGTGGAGGCCAGCGAGGTGATCCAGCAACTGGAGAACCACAGCAGCGAGATTTCCGGGGTGCTCGACGTGATCCGCGGCATCGCCGAGCAGACCAACCTGCTGGCCCTCAACGCCGCCATCGAGGCGGCGCGTGCGGGCGACCAGGGGCGGGGGTTCGCGGTGGTCGCCGACGAGGTGCGTGGCCTGGCCCAGCGCACCGCGCAGTCGACCCACGATATCCAGCGCATGATCGGCGCCCTGCAGGACGGTGCCCGCGCGGCGGTGCAGGTGATGCAGCAGAGCAGCGCCCATGCCGGGCACAGCGTCGAGCAGGCGCAACTGGCCAGCGATGCGCTGGACAGCATCAGCGTGCGGGTCAACCAGATCAACGAGATGAGCCTGCAGATCGCCGCGGCGGTGGAGCAGCAGAGCCAGGTCAGCGAGAACATCAACCGCAACATCACCAGCATCCGCCAGGCCAGCGAGGCGACGGTGAGCGTCGGGCAGCGCAGCCACAGCAGCGCCAGTGATGTGGCGGACCTGGCCAAGGACCTAAGGCGTCTGGCGGATGAGTTCTGGCGGCGCTTGTAG
- a CDS encoding efflux RND transporter periplasmic adaptor subunit — translation MRRPSRLLVLTALVLVLLVAIGTWLGQRREAPANRGASAIPVRVVAVAQQDVPRYLSAIGSVLSLHSVEVRPQVEGVLTQVLVKEGQWVRQGDLLATLDDRAIRANLDQARAQLGQTQAQLQVGNVNLKRYQLLSTDDGVSKQTLDQQQALVNQLQATIKGNQAAIDNAAVQLSYTQIRSPVTGRVGIRNVDPGNLVRTSDTQSLFSVTQIDPIAVAFALPQQQLPVLQGLLKSPTPAEVETYLDADGERSLLARGHLTLIDNQVSATTGTVRVKAEFDNKDGRLWPGQLVSVRLRTAVDESALVVPPPVVQRGLDGHFVYRLEGDKVTAVPVKLVYQDSTLNVIAGVKAGDRLVLDGQSRLKPGSTVEVVPDAAAPAEVADSRSQP, via the coding sequence ATGCGACGTCCATCCCGCCTCCTCGTCCTTACCGCCCTTGTCCTCGTTCTGTTGGTCGCCATCGGCACCTGGCTGGGACAGCGCCGCGAAGCGCCGGCCAACCGCGGCGCCAGCGCCATACCGGTGCGCGTGGTGGCGGTGGCCCAGCAAGACGTTCCACGCTATTTGAGTGCCATCGGCTCGGTGCTGTCGCTGCACAGCGTCGAGGTGCGTCCCCAGGTCGAGGGCGTACTGACCCAGGTGCTGGTCAAGGAAGGCCAGTGGGTCAGGCAAGGCGACCTGCTGGCCACCCTCGATGACCGGGCGATCCGCGCCAACCTCGACCAGGCCCGCGCCCAACTCGGCCAGACCCAGGCGCAGTTGCAGGTGGGCAACGTCAATCTCAAGCGCTACCAACTGCTGAGCACCGATGACGGCGTATCCAAGCAGACCCTCGACCAGCAGCAGGCGCTGGTGAACCAGTTGCAGGCGACGATCAAGGGCAACCAGGCGGCCATCGACAATGCCGCGGTGCAACTCAGCTACACGCAGATCCGCTCGCCGGTGACCGGCCGCGTTGGCATCCGCAACGTCGACCCCGGCAATCTGGTGCGCACCAGCGACACCCAGAGCCTGTTCAGCGTTACCCAGATCGACCCTATCGCCGTGGCATTCGCCCTGCCCCAACAACAACTCCCGGTCCTGCAGGGTCTGCTGAAATCACCCACACCCGCCGAAGTCGAGACCTACCTGGACGCCGACGGCGAACGCAGTCTGCTCGCCAGGGGCCACTTGACGTTGATCGACAACCAGGTATCGGCCACCACGGGCACGGTGCGGGTCAAGGCCGAGTTCGACAACAAGGACGGCCGCCTGTGGCCCGGCCAACTGGTCAGTGTGCGCCTGCGCACCGCCGTGGACGAAAGCGCTCTGGTGGTGCCACCACCGGTGGTGCAACGCGGCCTCGACGGCCACTTCGTCTACCGCCTGGAGGGCGACAAGGTCACGGCAGTGCCGGTCAAGCTGGTGTACCAGGACAGCACATTGAACGTCATCGCCGGGGTCAAGGCCGGGGACCGCCTGGTACTCGATGGCCAATCGCGGCTCAAACCCGGTTCGACGGTGGAAGTCGTGCCCGATGCCGCAGCCCCCGCCGAAGTCGCCGACAGCAGGAGCCAGCCATGA
- the hmpA gene encoding NO-inducible flavohemoprotein, which yields MLNAEQRAIIKATVPLLESGGEALTTHFYKLMLSEYPEVRPLFNQAHQASGDQPRALANGVLMYARHIDQLEQLGGLVGQIINKHVALQILPEHYPIVGSCLLRAIEEVLGKEIATAEVIAAWAAAYGQLAEILIGAEENLYKQKEEAAGGWRGTREFRLVRREQESREIVSFYFAPVDGKPVLKAEPGQYIGLKLEIDGQEQRRNYSLSALCDGEQYRISVKREAGGKVSNYLHDGLMVGDTLQLFPPSGDFTLVASEKPLVLISGGVGITPTLAMLEAALETERPVHFIHCARNGAVHAFRDWIDGLAARHPQLKRFYCYAEEDGSQAADAVGLLDQELLAEWLPRERDIDAYFLGPKGFMAAIKRQLKGLGVPEGQSRYEFFGPAAALE from the coding sequence ATGCTCAATGCCGAACAGCGTGCAATCATCAAAGCCACCGTGCCCCTGCTGGAAAGCGGTGGCGAGGCCCTGACCACCCACTTCTACAAACTGATGCTCAGCGAGTACCCCGAGGTACGCCCGCTGTTCAACCAGGCCCACCAGGCCAGCGGCGACCAGCCGCGTGCCCTGGCCAACGGCGTGCTGATGTACGCCCGGCATATCGACCAGCTCGAGCAGCTGGGTGGCCTGGTCGGGCAGATCATCAACAAGCACGTCGCCTTGCAGATTCTCCCTGAACACTACCCGATCGTCGGCAGCTGCCTGCTGCGCGCGATCGAGGAAGTGCTGGGCAAAGAGATCGCCACCGCCGAGGTGATCGCCGCCTGGGCGGCGGCCTACGGCCAGCTTGCCGAGATCCTCATCGGCGCCGAGGAGAACCTGTACAAGCAGAAGGAAGAGGCCGCCGGCGGCTGGCGCGGCACTCGCGAATTCCGCCTGGTGCGCCGCGAGCAGGAAAGCCGCGAGATCGTCTCGTTCTACTTCGCTCCGGTCGATGGCAAGCCGGTGCTCAAGGCCGAGCCGGGCCAGTACATCGGCTTGAAGCTGGAGATCGATGGCCAGGAGCAGCGCCGCAACTATTCGCTGTCGGCCCTGTGCGACGGTGAGCAGTACCGCATCAGCGTCAAGCGCGAGGCGGGCGGCAAGGTCTCCAACTACCTGCATGATGGCTTGATGGTCGGCGATACCCTGCAACTGTTCCCGCCTTCCGGTGATTTCACCCTGGTCGCCAGCGAAAAGCCGCTGGTGCTGATCAGCGGCGGCGTGGGCATCACGCCGACCCTGGCCATGCTTGAAGCGGCGCTCGAGACAGAACGCCCGGTGCATTTCATCCATTGCGCGCGCAACGGCGCGGTGCATGCCTTCCGCGACTGGATCGATGGCCTGGCGGCGCGCCACCCGCAACTCAAGCGCTTCTACTGCTACGCCGAGGAGGATGGCAGCCAGGCCGCCGATGCGGTGGGCCTGCTGGACCAGGAGCTGCTGGCCGAATGGCTGCCGCGTGAGCGCGATATCGACGCCTACTTCCTCGGGCCCAAGGGCTTCATGGCGGCGATCAAACGTCAGCTCAAGGGCCTGGGTGTGCCGGAAGGGCAGAGCCGCTACGAGTTCTTCGGGCCGGCTGCGGCGCTGGAGTAA